A stretch of the Nitratireductor thuwali genome encodes the following:
- a CDS encoding DUF2019 domain-containing protein produces MNRHVNLATLTSEQLVERFADIGVAQDDALLGNEISRYNALYKDKVAVEVELRSRPGDQRRLLMTLYDHPNMQVRLNAAKSTRAIDMRQARALLEQIAASKWGPQAGDAGMSLWAMDEGITVIDAHLPPKGED; encoded by the coding sequence ATGAACAGGCACGTGAACTTAGCGACATTGACAAGCGAGCAACTGGTCGAGCGCTTCGCCGATATTGGCGTTGCACAGGACGATGCGCTGCTTGGAAACGAGATCAGCAGATATAATGCGCTCTACAAGGACAAAGTGGCGGTTGAAGTCGAACTCCGATCTCGCCCGGGTGATCAAAGACGGTTGTTGATGACGCTTTACGACCACCCGAACATGCAGGTTCGACTCAATGCGGCGAAGTCGACGCGGGCCATCGATATGCGGCAGGCACGTGCTTTGCTGGAGCAGATTGCCGCGTCGAAGTGGGGTCCGCAAGCCGGAGACGCTGGCATGTCGCTGTGGGCGATGGATGAGGGCATTACCGTCATAGACGCGCATCTGCCGCCGAAAGGTGAGGATTGA
- a CDS encoding PaaI family thioesterase, which yields MSNTTTPLETANETLAAVFAPWIKAMRLEAVAMDATGGDFRLPENGDLVHAGGIICGQATASAADTCAVAALSAANGRFRPVTTVDLTTHFIRPLKPGPVDIRVEVLSNGRRMAYVRVEMRAEGDERVAFTATGAYAYLE from the coding sequence ATGAGCAACACGACGACACCACTGGAAACCGCGAATGAGACACTCGCCGCCGTCTTTGCCCCATGGATCAAGGCAATGCGGCTGGAGGCGGTGGCGATGGACGCCACGGGCGGCGATTTCCGCCTGCCGGAAAACGGCGATCTCGTCCACGCCGGCGGCATCATCTGCGGCCAGGCGACCGCGTCCGCCGCCGACACCTGCGCCGTTGCGGCCCTTTCAGCCGCCAACGGCCGCTTCCGCCCCGTCACCACGGTCGACCTGACCACCCATTTCATCCGCCCGCTGAAACCCGGCCCGGTGGACATCCGCGTGGAAGTCCTGTCGAATGGCAGGCGCATGGCCTATGTGCGGGTGGAAATGCGGGCGGAAGGGGATGAGCGCGTCGCCTTCACGGCGACGGGGGCTTACGCGTATCTGGAGTGA